A region of the Mycoplasma capricolum subsp. capricolum ATCC 27343 genome:
GACACTTTTTTGATTGTGAACATTTTTGTATCCAACATATGAAAAACCTGTTGCTGAAAGAACACTAATAGCAGCAAGTGAACCTACTAATTTTTTCATATTAACCTCTAAATAACGTTATATTCTAATTTAATTTTAATACTTTCAAATTTTTAATAAAAAAAGGTATTGTATTTTTTAAAAAAATTGAATAAAATTATTATTTAAAGTCTATTATATGAAACAAGGAACTTATTCAAATATAAGTAATTAATAAGAAAAAACTAGCTAAATTGCTAGTTTTAAATTTTTTTTACAATATTTCTAGTATTTTTTACAACCAATATCTTTAAACTTAAAAAATGAGTTAAAAAAATGAGTTAAAAAAATGAGTGGTAATAATCATAAATAAGTAAAAGTAATATCACTTACTCAATGTCCTCTATTAACTACAATAGCAAAACTCATCGATACTAAATGTAAAAAATATAAAGCTAATAAAGTAATCTTTAAAGGAGTTAATTTTTGATTATTTGTTAAAAAATAAAAAAATGTACATCCAACAATTAAAGTAGCACCAATATGACCTGATGGAAAAGCTCAATCAAATCAATGTTTGAATTGGACTAAGTTTTTATCTGGTCTAAATAAACCTCCATTAATTCTATATCAAGGTCATTCACCAGGAATATTATTAGCATATTTATTATCACCAATATTAAAACCATGCTTAAAAGTAGATTGATTTAAATAATGATCAACTCAATCATTATGACCATTTAATTTAACTTGTTTTAATAAATCACCATAAATAATATTGTAATAATAAGGTCTAGATGTCATTCCTTTTAATAGAACTAAAATAGTATAAGAAATTAAAACTATAAACAAAATCTTAACAGCTTGTATTCAATATTTATCTACTAAATAAATAGGATCATTTTTAAACTTGTAATGGATTATATAAAATCCAACAAATAAACCTATACAATGAATAACTAAACTAACTATTAAGCAAATATTTCTATATTTACTACTTAATAGATAAATAGCATCTCCACCATACCCAAATCCATTATCAGCATTAATTTTAAAATAAGTAGTAATACATTTAATCACTACAAACACAACATAAACTGTTATATAAACTAGTTTTAATATCCATTTATTTTTCTTTCAAAAATTATCTTTTTTAGTCTTACTTTTTAATAAAAATCAACTTTCAATAAGTACCATTATATTAAATAATATAAAAACCATTAACTCAGTAGTCCCTAAAATGTCATAAAATATTGATCAATATCTAACTATTTCATACTTAAAGCCCTTTTCAAAAAATATTGCTAATTTAAGATCAATTGTATAAAAAGAAGTAAAAATAAAACCAATTAAAGATATCAAAAACAAAAAGCCAACAAAAAGTATAATCAAAATACTTACTGGCTTTATTTTTTTGTTTTTAAGCTTAAATTGGTTATTCATAACTAACTTCTTTTCTAATTAATATATTGCTTTTTAATATATTAAATACTTATTTTACTAATTAGTTAGTTTTGTTACATAATTTATTATTTTTTGTTCAAAAAAAGTTGTATTGTAAGGGGCTGATGTTTGTGTTCTTATTCATAAAATAACTATATAATTTACAAAAATCTTATTTAATAAAAGCTTATAAGAATCATAATCACTATATAAATCTAAAAAGACTTTTTCACATTCACTATTCATATTAGAAGTCTCAATTAGATAAGCTAATTCAAAATGTTTATCTCCCATTGTAGCGTATTCTCAATCAACAAAATAGATCTTATTTTTAGTTTCAATCATATTAAATGGAAATAAATCATTATGTAAAGGTGTTGAATGATCCATTTTATCTAAAATATCATCAATTAAATTAGCATATTTATCTATAATTTCAATACCACTATTAAGTTCAACCATTTTTTGTCTATAGTATTGAACTCTTTGTTTTAAGTTGTTTTTTGGAAAATTTAAATTAGAGTTATGTAGTTGTTTAATTTGATTAGTAATTGCTTTAATATTATTTAAATCAACTACAGGCTCATTTCCTTCAACATATTCTCAAACAATCTCTTTTTGATCATTACTAATAAGTTTAGGAACAAAGTCAAAATCTTTTAAAAGTTCATAATTAATCTGATGATTAAAGCTATTATAATTTTTAATTTGTAAAAAAGTGTTGTCTATGCGATAAGAAACATTAGTTCCGCCTTTAGTTATTTTCATTTTCATTAGTACTTAATCTCTCAAATATTGTCTATTAAATATCTTGCTTTATTTCTAATATTTTCATTATGCTTGTGTTTGCACATATAAGAGTTTTTATAAAACATTTCAAACATTGAAATATCATTATAATCATCACCAGCAACTATAATATCATCACTAGAAATATCTAATTTTTCTTGCAAACCTTTAATTGCTTGTCCTTTACTTACTTTAAATGCGTGTATTTCATTAAATAAACGATTATTAATACTATTAAAAGTAATATTAACTTCTAAATTATTTTTATTAATGAAATCTTCTATTTTATTTCAAGTTTCTTGACTACATTCAATTTTTAAACATAATAAATCTTTATCGTATAAATAATCTAATGTTTTATTTAATTTTTCAAGACCAAAAAAGAATTTTTCTACATCTTTAGACCAATTTTTATGAAATAAAAAAGATTCATTTTCACTTGTTGCAAAAACTATTACATCAATTTGATTAACTATAGTTTTTAAAAAATTTAATAATTGAATTTTTATTTTATTATCTATAGTTTTTTTGTAAAGAATCCTTCCTTTATTATCACAAATCATAGCTCCAGTATTTACAATAAAATAGTCAGGCATTAGATTATATTCATTTAATAAATGTTCTTTTAGTTGTTTATAGGGTCTACCTGTTGAAACAATTAGCTTATTATTTTTTTGAAATTCTTTTATAAAATCTAAATCTTTTTGATCAATTCTTAAACTATTTTTAACTTTTGAATTTCTTAAAGTATTATCAAAATCAGAAAATAAATATTTAGTCATATTTTTGTACCTATAATATTATCATAATTTATTTATATTCTTTAACATACAAAAAAAGAGAGTTTTTAACTCTCTTAAATTATTTTAAGTTCATTCTTTCCATTTGGCGCAAACGTCTTTGACGTTCTTGATTACCAGCTTTTCTTTTCTTTTCATTATATAAATAAAAAGCATAAGTTTGAATAATTTGTAATATTGAAGAAAAAATTCAATAAATACATACTCCTGTTGCTACTGAAACAATAATGATAATAAATACAAACATCATTACAACTTGCATAATCAATTGTTTTTTTCTTGATTTTTTTTGTGCTTCAGTTAAAGTAA
Encoded here:
- a CDS encoding Cof-type HAD-IIB family hydrolase translates to MTKYLFSDFDNTLRNSKVKNSLRIDQKDLDFIKEFQKNNKLIVSTGRPYKQLKEHLLNEYNLMPDYFIVNTGAMICDNKGRILYKKTIDNKIKIQLLNFLKTIVNQIDVIVFATSENESFLFHKNWSKDVEKFFFGLEKLNKTLDYLYDKDLLCLKIECSQETWNKIEDFINKNNLEVNITFNSINNRLFNEIHAFKVSKGQAIKGLQEKLDISSDDIIVAGDDYNDISMFEMFYKNSYMCKHKHNENIRNKARYLIDNIWEIKY
- a CDS encoding phosphatase PAP2 family protein produces the protein MVFILFNIMVLIESWFLLKSKTKKDNFWKKNKWILKLVYITVYVVFVVIKCITTYFKINADNGFGYGGDAIYLLSSKYRNICLIVSLVIHCIGLFVGFYIIHYKFKNDPIYLVDKYWIQAVKILFIVLISYTILVLLKGMTSRPYYYNIIYGDLLKQVKLNGHNDWVDHYLNQSTFKHGFNIGDNKYANNIPGEWPWYRINGGLFRPDKNLVQFKHWFDWAFPSGHIGATLIVGCTFFYFLTNNQKLTPLKITLLALYFLHLVSMSFAIVVNRGHWVSDITFTYLWLLPLIFLTHFFNSFFKFKDIGCKKY
- a CDS encoding phosphotransferase, with protein sequence MKMKITKGGTNVSYRIDNTFLQIKNYNSFNHQINYELLKDFDFVPKLISNDQKEIVWEYVEGNEPVVDLNNIKAITNQIKQLHNSNLNFPKNNLKQRVQYYRQKMVELNSGIEIIDKYANLIDDILDKMDHSTPLHNDLFPFNMIETKNKIYFVDWEYATMGDKHFELAYLIETSNMNSECEKVFLDLYSDYDSYKLLLNKIFVNYIVILWIRTQTSAPYNTTFFEQKIINYVTKLTN